In a single window of the Littorina saxatilis isolate snail1 linkage group LG3, US_GU_Lsax_2.0, whole genome shotgun sequence genome:
- the LOC138961693 gene encoding cartilage matrix protein-like — MSPGRRSIVPVVLLFTVFLTLEGSLETWGPWGSCSNSCGSGSQSRSRACNNTAPLTGGTNCSVTLSETQSCNVQACPSCSGNVQADIVFVMDDSSSVVDVEFEKMKEFVRDQVDVFDIGSNKIRVGVLKFSSSANTEFNLNSFYGKDAMKNRIMNIGYTGGTTNTGDALSYMRTSMFTTANGDREGVHNIGVIITDGQSNNFTHTADHARAAHNANITTFSIGISSGSAMGELSEMASKPDSDYLFTVANFSALSGIHTAFQAKACVPGLPVFHNCGGHLSGQGSQIVSPNFPDHYPNNSVCTWTLTGLPETTFVFPSLIWTWRIRQTVIKIH; from the exons TGGAAGGCAGTCTTGAGACCTGGGGGCCTTGGGGCTCGTGCAGCAACAGTTGCGGAAGCGGAAGCCAGTCCCGCAGCCGTGCATGTAACAACACTGCACCTTTGACTGGTGGTACCAACTGCTCTGTAACGTTGTCTGAGACACAATCCTGCAACGTGCAGGCTTGCCCCA GTTGCTCAGGCAACGTGCAGGCAGATATCGTCTTTGTGATGGATGATTCAAGCAGTGTGGTGGACGTCGAGTTCGAGAAGATGAAAGAGTTTGTTCGCGATCAGGTCGACGTCTTCGACATCGGGTCCAACAAGATCCGCGTGGGCGTGCTGAAGTTCTCGTCGTCTGCCAACACCGAGTTTAACCTGAACTCCTTCTACGGCAAGGACGCTATGAAGAACAGGATCATGAACATTGGCTACACCGGAGGCACCACGAACACGG GGGATGCGTTGAGCTACATGCGTACCAGCATGTTCACCACCGCTAATGGTGACCGTGAAGGCGTCCACAACATCGGTGTCATCATCACCGACGGTCAATCGAACAACTTCACTCACACAGCCGACCACGCAAGAGCAGCCCACAACGCTAACATTACCACCTTCTCCATCGGCATCAGCAGCGGCAGCGCTATGGGCGAGCTGAGCGAGATGGCCAGTAAACCGGACTCGGACTATCTCTTCACTGTCGCCAATTTCTCGGCGCTCAGTGGGATACACACGGCTTTTCAGGCTAAGGCGTGCGTGCCTGGTCTCCCTG TATTCCACAACTGTGGTGGGCATCTGAGCGGTCAAGGGAGTCAGATCGTGTCCCCGAACTTCCCTGACCACTATCCCAACAACTCTGTGTGTACGTGGACCCTCACTGGACTCCCCGAGACAACATTCGTGTTTCCTTCTCTCATCTGGACCTGGAGAATTCGCCAGACTGTCATCAAGATTCACTGA